From one Solanum lycopersicum chromosome 12, SLM_r2.1 genomic stretch:
- the LOC101263882 gene encoding pectin acetylesterase 8-like isoform X1, with translation MLTMSTRSVRLVCLLICSLAISKSDSTKANELLKQEKHADHAYFVDITIVQNAVSKGAVCLDGSPPAYHLDPGFGHGVRNWIILLSGGAWCRNTTDCLNRSKTDLGSSTLMLPFIFLGIFSKSKTENPDFYNWNKVFVRYCDGGAFTGDIENVDPATNLHFRGARIFDAIIEDLLAKGLKDAKNAILSGGSANGYPAMLYCDHFHSLLPKAHRVKCLVDAGYFIRVKNPLLTNVFESIFKDVVTLHGSTKVLPKSCTSRMKPELCFFPENIQRDIKTPFFTVMSAFDSYQVNSIIGFDIGEYIQARNCTENQNNAFKELRSEFLRALPKANDPKQRGVFIDSFNRHTQLELWWNKINATPVNNLTTIKVFGDWYYDRKYSYVIDEHDLPLPVYLYNNGTLKSRG, from the exons AT GTTAACGATGTCAACAAGAAGTGTTCGACTTGTTTGCTTACTTATTTGTTCTCTTGCCATCAGCAAAAGTGATTCTACAAAAGCAAATGAATTACTGAAACAAGAGAAACACGCAGATCATGCATATTTTGTCGATATAACAATTGTTCAAAATGCTGTATCAAAAGGAGCAG TTTGCTTGGACGGATCGCCTCCAGCATACCATCTCGATCCAGGATTTGGACATGGAGTTCGAAACTGGATTATTCTACTCTCA GGAGGAGCATGGTGCAGAAACACGACAGACTGCCTAAATCGTTCCAAGACTGACTTGGGTTCTTCAACACTTATGCTgccatttatatttttaggcATTTTCAGCAAGAGCAAAACAGAAAATCCAG ATTTTTACAATTGGAACAAAGTCTTTGTTAGGTATTGTGATGGTGGAGCTTTCACTGGAGATATCGAAAACGTTGATCCT GCTACCAATCTTCATTTTAGAGGTGCAAGGATATTTGATGCAATAATCGAGGATCTTTTAGCTAAAGGATTAAAGGATGCCAAGAAC GCTATTCTGTCCGGTGGTTCTGCTAACGGATATCCAGCAATGCTATACTGTGATCACTTCCACAGTTTATTGCCTAAAGCTCATAGAGTGAAATGCTTGGTTGATGCTGGTTATTTTATCCGCGT GAAAAATCCCCTGCTAACAAATGTGTTCGAGTCCATCTTTAAAGATGTTGTTACTCTACAC GGATCTACTAAAGTGTTACCGAAATCATGCACTTCGAGAATGAAACCAGAATTG TGTTTCTTCCCAGAAAACATACAACGAGACATCAAGACGCCATTTTTTACTGTAATGTCAGCATTTGATAGCTATCAG GTAAACAGTATTATAGGCTTTGATATCGGCGAATACATTCAAGCTAGAAATTGCACTGAAAATCAGAACAATGCCTTCAAAG AATTGAGGTCAGAATTTCTAAGAGCTTTGCCAAAAGCAAATGATCCAAAACAAAGAGGAGTTTTCATTGATTCGTTTAATCGTCATACACAGCTTGAACTATGGTGGAATAAAATCAATGCTACTCCGGTTAATAATCTG
- the LOC101263882 gene encoding pectin acetylesterase 8-like isoform X2, translated as MSTRSVRLVCLLICSLAISKSDSTKANELLKQEKHADHAYFVDITIVQNAVSKGAVCLDGSPPAYHLDPGFGHGVRNWIILLSGGAWCRNTTDCLNRSKTDLGSSTLMLPFIFLGIFSKSKTENPDFYNWNKVFVRYCDGGAFTGDIENVDPATNLHFRGARIFDAIIEDLLAKGLKDAKNAILSGGSANGYPAMLYCDHFHSLLPKAHRVKCLVDAGYFIRVKNPLLTNVFESIFKDVVTLHGSTKVLPKSCTSRMKPELCFFPENIQRDIKTPFFTVMSAFDSYQVNSIIGFDIGEYIQARNCTENQNNAFKELRSEFLRALPKANDPKQRGVFIDSFNRHTQLELWWNKINATPVNNLTTIKVFGDWYYDRKYSYVIDEHDLPLPVYLYNNGTLKSRG; from the exons ATGTCAACAAGAAGTGTTCGACTTGTTTGCTTACTTATTTGTTCTCTTGCCATCAGCAAAAGTGATTCTACAAAAGCAAATGAATTACTGAAACAAGAGAAACACGCAGATCATGCATATTTTGTCGATATAACAATTGTTCAAAATGCTGTATCAAAAGGAGCAG TTTGCTTGGACGGATCGCCTCCAGCATACCATCTCGATCCAGGATTTGGACATGGAGTTCGAAACTGGATTATTCTACTCTCA GGAGGAGCATGGTGCAGAAACACGACAGACTGCCTAAATCGTTCCAAGACTGACTTGGGTTCTTCAACACTTATGCTgccatttatatttttaggcATTTTCAGCAAGAGCAAAACAGAAAATCCAG ATTTTTACAATTGGAACAAAGTCTTTGTTAGGTATTGTGATGGTGGAGCTTTCACTGGAGATATCGAAAACGTTGATCCT GCTACCAATCTTCATTTTAGAGGTGCAAGGATATTTGATGCAATAATCGAGGATCTTTTAGCTAAAGGATTAAAGGATGCCAAGAAC GCTATTCTGTCCGGTGGTTCTGCTAACGGATATCCAGCAATGCTATACTGTGATCACTTCCACAGTTTATTGCCTAAAGCTCATAGAGTGAAATGCTTGGTTGATGCTGGTTATTTTATCCGCGT GAAAAATCCCCTGCTAACAAATGTGTTCGAGTCCATCTTTAAAGATGTTGTTACTCTACAC GGATCTACTAAAGTGTTACCGAAATCATGCACTTCGAGAATGAAACCAGAATTG TGTTTCTTCCCAGAAAACATACAACGAGACATCAAGACGCCATTTTTTACTGTAATGTCAGCATTTGATAGCTATCAG GTAAACAGTATTATAGGCTTTGATATCGGCGAATACATTCAAGCTAGAAATTGCACTGAAAATCAGAACAATGCCTTCAAAG AATTGAGGTCAGAATTTCTAAGAGCTTTGCCAAAAGCAAATGATCCAAAACAAAGAGGAGTTTTCATTGATTCGTTTAATCGTCATACACAGCTTGAACTATGGTGGAATAAAATCAATGCTACTCCGGTTAATAATCTG